tAACTTACTATCAAATGCTAAATACGTtttccccatttttttttacttaaataatgaattatgCTAGATCCTTATCAATAAATTGGTATGCCATATAATTGCGAAGTTTTCATGTACatgttcaattatttattttttttataataattttttcattgaaaaaattaattcaacctATTCttccttattatttttgcatcatcatttatttcatatattttattattttttttaataataaatatgaatgatttgaaacgttttaaaaaatctacaaatatatacaaaaattagctTTTTACAATTCACAttgatttaaaacaattttttttaaacaattgcaaaaaagtatttttccaaaaaatttcaattcacacaattttttgtgtttcgttatttttttgtatttaatgtacatgatttttaaattcctaCAGTTTTcagtatatatatttttttttgttatctaagtagtcatttttttattaatattttttttttaaatattttaatattaataaaaaagtgtgtTTATAATTTCCGTTCGTTTATCTACATTttcattatataaatttatgtttcatttatatttgcatcaaaaaataaatattatattattattttgtctttttgtcgtttttttttctcattttcaaaaaGGAGCGAGGAACAGATATTTGcccccgaaaaattttttttcatgtttttgtgtaGTATGCggtgtattttattataatagtGTTAAAGTTGCATTATTGTTTGCACCATCTTCCTCATTGTTATTGTTAATTAttacattatcattattatcatcataacTATGTGTGAAGTAACGATTAAAAATGTCGCTTATTAATTGTGTAAAATTGATGCCTACGTTCACCTGCTGCTATTTGTTATTCCTATTAATGCTAATATTATCCTCTTCGGGTAATATGAGGGTTCGAAACCAGTTTATGAACCAATTCCATATACTGGAAGCGAACCCGGGTGATTGCTATAAGGTTTCGCTACCCATTTTGagtaattccaattttttctttgcaatttTCGAATAATGTATATCTATTGGCTCATTTGTATCATATAAGCTAGGTGcttggaaaataattattatggtACCTGATATACATAAAAGTGTGAATAACCATAAAAATAGACGATCTATAACCAATGCTACATATTTCCAGTCTTCTTCCacctgaaaattaataaaaaaaaatattaattattaatttttacattaaaatttattgttacgCGAGTTCTTATCttgtttgaacaattttttccttgtttaattttcatcgaaaaaattaatctgcaaatatttgttttaattaaaaataaaaaaaaaaacaaaaatttcattacgtACAACTTCCCGTTTAAGGAATCATTTTCTGTATagcatgtttttattttttaaattttaataaattaattttttactgacatttttaaataattgccccaatgcacatttgaaaattttttacccaatgtacatttgaaaatttttacccaatgtacatttgaaaatttttttacccaatgtacatttgaaatttttttacccaatgtacatttaaatttttttacccaatgtacatttgaaattttttacccaatgtacatttgaaaattttttgacccaatgtacatttgaaaagttttacccaatgtacatttgaaaattttttgacccaatgtacatttgaaaatttttatccaatgtacatttgaaaatttttttacccaatatacatttgaaaattttttaacccaatatacatttgaaaatttttttacccaatatacatttgaaaattttttaacccaatgtacatttaaaaaattttacccaatgtacatttgaaaatttttacccaatgtacatttgaaaagttttacccaatgtacatttgaaaatttttacccaatgtacatttgaaaaattttacccaatgtacatttgaaaattttttacccaatgtacatttgaaaattttttacccaatgtacatttgaaaatttttttacccaatgtacatttgaaaattttttaacccaatgtacatttgaaaatttttttacccaatgtacatttgaaaattttttacccaatgtacattttaaaaattttactcaaacctttttatttgttatttcagTTTCAGTTTCGTTAAATGGAAAGTTGTAcgtatctacaaaaaaataaaaaatgaccacaaacaaattttcaattttcttgtcAAATACATAAACTTTGAtcacttgttaaaaaaaaaatgatcaaaaatacggacaacaaacaaacaaaaaaaaagtaatagatTGTTTTCATGCATATTGAATCAAATGACCAATGTAACATCTCCCATGAGGACCACGACGaacgatttgtttttttttgtccgacATGTCGATGTGTTCTAATCTACTTttcatatatgaaaatttgaacatgTGTATTGACTTTCCTTCAGTTgacatgccaaaaaaaaacatatcgagacgaaaatgaatattttttttcgaacgtgccaacattttatttttttttgtgaaatctcCCTCAGGATTTGCCAAATTTACcgtttttgtctatttttagaCATGATGAGGCGAGAGATGAGGGttagattattttaataaatagctgaaaattatgaaaggtACAGGGCGTCTCCATGTCAAATACAGGtttaatgcaaatatttgaaaaataaatgtgtcAACAAgggaaaattgtatttttttttgtggaatttggtttggaaatgaacaaaattataatttagtattatattttccataatttgcTGAATTCATCTAATTtcgtgaaacaaaaaattttttttttgcccgaGAGCGAAACCacattgtatgaaaaattttgctaaactATTTTTGTTTCTGAGGCTTTTTCTCGCATGTGTGCGACGAGGCATGTTTTGTGAGctggaatattttttggttaaaacttTCAGCACACACACGACGATGACTCCCTGCGACTGCATTCATAAACACTTGATTCCAGGGGGTATTTGTTTAACAATATAATGGCAGGAGTTTAGCATATGTGTGAGCGATACATGCAAGGATAAAGTTTTTCCGTGCCGTATACGGgacgagacgacgacgacgataaataaattgagcCGGGGATTCTCTTCAACTTGCATGAGGCTTATTTTTGCTGTCATATGCATGTAATGCATCACTGATTGTCACTTGTGTTGTTAGTAggtttgccatttttttgttttagattaagagaaaaaatattttcagaaggagattttttagaaagttataaagaaattatatttaaatttttacatctaaaatttcttaaaatttttaaaaaataattaggcttgaaaatataaaaatacgtaaaaaattcgtcaattttattttaaaaaattatttgataatttttaagcttgaaattcatcaaaaattacggaaaatgcTTTTGGATGtgttttggatggttctcaagcttgaaactaaataaataaaatataaaatacgtaaaaaatacgtaatttttattttgagagcccatttaatgacttttgaagcttgaaaatatgaaaatacgtaaaaaattctgaatttataaaaaaaaataaattgagtaaattcaattaaattttttattaagaaaatgttagaaattttttgtctttataaaagtagttaaaaatattttttattttattttttacttaaataaaagaattattaattttggaacttaatttaaaatcttaaattaaaattaaaataaaaaaaaaataaaatcaaataaaaatttaatttaaattttactttgattgtcattaaaattgttgagcttttaataataaaaaaagttattaagaaaattattattaaaaattattaattaattttttttgtcctttattattatttttttttaatttaattttattacttttttttgaagatattattttaaaagcttaaaaaaaatatttaaaattttccatgataattttttatatttatgactttaaatctgttttataataaattatttttttaatatttaatttttaaaaaatattttaatttaagtaaaagaaattttaatctaaaaaaaatcataaaaatctaataaattaaaaataaaattaaaagttcttaaaaattaaaaaaaataaaaattgtatttattttttattttattttttgactaaaatttacaaattttaaaattttttattaaatataattataaattttttaaattattttttttcaaataattaattttgatttaaatttaatttgttttaatttttaattttaattttttttttcaattttaatttaatttttttttaataaatggcaACCCTACAAAGCACATTTTGTATGTgagaaagagaaatttttgccattttaacTTTCGGttctttgtgtgtgtgtgtgtgtgtgtgtcatttTATTACACTCGGCACAAGAAAAGTTTGGCATCATCCTAAAACCCGAAAAACTTTTGCATGAGTGCGCTCCTCGTTATCGAACGAAGCAATTGTTCTCCGTACACTTTTTGTTCAGCTATGcaaatttctttgtttctcTGCTTCAAACGAGCCGACTACGCAGTGACAATAAATTTGTTATGCCATCATTCGATTGACTCGAGACAACAATGGCAAAAACCGAAACGCCTGAAATGTATGTCATAAactacaaatatttattaaaatcatctCGATGTCGCTACAAATGCAAAGTTCGATCTAGATAAATAGAGTTTGTGGCTTCATGTCGTTTATTGACATTTCAAACAGTTTCATTTATGGAAttggaaaagtaataaatatttgattgatGATTCTTGCATTCGGAGGtcggaaaaatgtaaataaaagttttattgcgAGAATTCAGCAAAAATTCCTCCAGAGTGGCTGTAAAATTTTCCGTCaatgaaatgcatttttatcacttgaatttttttttgtctgaacgAAATGTGAGGTAATGGCGACTAATGTgataaaatatcagaaaatgacaaaaataagtGATAAACATGTCAAGAAAACTTTCATCCCGATGCAATTTCTTTCTGCgtcacattcaaaaaaaaaaaaaaaaaaaaaaaaatcataaaattataacttCTACCATATTGAATTCcaacagacatttttttttgcttcttttatgACTGCAATTCTCTTCATATATTTCTTCAGAAATtcgttttcattcattttcgaGCAAGGCAACTTTTGAGCAGGGGTGTCATGTTGATATGAAGTAAACGGaagttttttgccttttgaTAAAATAGACCCGCATAGCAAAGTTACTTGGACACAAAAGTCAAACTTTCAACTTTCGAGCACAAAACAAAGTAATAATAGTccacattcatttttttgaaggcacaagaaaaagagaaatagaAGGAAtcgtaaaacatttttaatccttGTAACTGCCATGCCATGCtaaagtttgtttttgtgaTATGAAAGAAgggagagaaaagaaaaaaaatattaaaacgaaAACTTTTACATTTGAATTGAGCGcaggcacacacacacacacatcatGTGTATGTCGGAAAAAGtttagtgaaatatttttttaataggctTCGTATTCGACGTTCTCGTGTTACTCGATCGTGGAGTGTTAACGTGTGAAAAAATCGTGTTTCGtggcgaaaaaatattttgcgaaaaaaaatttaatttaatttaatttttaaattaatttttaaaaaaattgttaatttaaatttaatttaattaaattaattagaaattttaattaattttaaattatttttttttaaataatatttttttcttttcgatttttatttaataataaataattatttttcaaataaataaattataaaaataaattagtttaaataattttttaattaattttattttagtttttgacaattttttttatttaatttattaatatttattttattaaattattttttattttaattttatattaaaattttaacttttatttaatttttaatatgaattaaactgaataaaataaattaaaaattttaaatatattttttaaataaaaaattattaaaattatttttttttttaaattttataaatttattattaatttcgatattattttttaaaaaatgtttgattcttcaaatataaatttattcaatagtgttttttttttattaaattaaaatttaatttttttatttggaaattttttaaaaaatcacttttcaattaaattttccttttcttgcaagaatttttatctaaattttttttaattcatttaaaattgtaattataataatttttcaaaaatcttaaatattttgaaaaaaaattataaaataaaaaatttacgatataaaataaaaatttagaagaaaaaattaaaattttgcttaaatttttagattacgaaaaaaaaatttctcacacaaatctgaaaaaaagcGTCGAGATGTGCTCGCCTTCATATCTTTAAACCACTCCAAGTAGCGTTCGTTattagtcgaaaaaaaaatccgcatTCCGAACGTACGAAAAGAAcatgagtaaaaaataaaaagtttttatcgagatttcgacaaatttattttacttttgtgtGTACTTCGTCGTCGctgtcttttaaatttttttcttcctcttttaGGTGCATGTCAGAGAGAAATTTCTGTGCCGATCAGGTTTATGTCAAAGAGATGTTCATTGAGTGTGTCGCCTGGtttctaaatttaatcgtAATGTCATCGAAGTAATTGGATATTCAACTGATGTTACTCGAAAATGGATTTGAAATGATTTCTCGTTTgctttttaacgaaaaatcacaaacaaatatttgcagaAAAACTCAAAGTCAAgtcaagttattaaaaaaaatctacttacgttttcaaatttatccttattttttacatgttgCGCAACAAATCTTGACGCTTCAATTGTTTTCTCGTAGTCTCTAAGTATTGGCTTCTCGAATGTCGGGCTAATGTCGCCGCAACAATCCGTCGGACTAAGATCACCATTGTGATTGTGATGTCCCGGAGGACTAAATAAGTCATCATCTCCACTCGATATTGGCAGTGCTGGTAATGGAGATTCGCTACAAAAATTTGGGTGTACACCCCCTGACGACGGCGCTATATCAAAACGTGATGGCAGTGctgaaaatagaaagaaaaggagaaatttcgtgttaaaaatcttttttatatgaaattttatattttttgctttgttggaATGTAAATGATTATGAAGATCATAATTTCCGtggtttttcatctttttatacttttcttttattttttgtctccaaaaattatattttcactGTGCAACAAATTTCcccattatatatttttttttataaatttaaaaaaatatttttttttctattatttttaaatattttttggatgataatatttttaaaaattattgaagattcatttaatgttttttataaaatttacttgtttcaaaaaatagttttttttttttaattaattttaattattttttttattataattaatttattatttcgaaatgaaaattattttttaatttaattatttttttaaaattatttttaaatttatttttttaataaatattaaaataataaataataaatttaattttttttattatttttattaaatttgttttaaaaccttatttttatatattttgaattaaataattttaaattatttaaaaatcaaaaaaaaaaaaaaaaatattcataaaataataacagatTTTTGGAGATTTCTTaacaaaaagtatcaaaaatatttaaaattaaatttacaaattaattaaaattatttaaaatttaaaatttaagataaatattttttttgtgttttttaagaattttataaaaaaatattatgataaatatttaaaaaaaaatattaaaaaatattttaagattaataaatgaaaatttttggaataactcgaaaattttttgcactgtaaaatttgaatatttttttttatttttgaaaatttattttttaattaaaataatttttaaaatatttaaaaaaaaatattttgagagtaattcatgaaaaaaaaaaaaaattttttttaataatttacaaaattcgtcgcactgtaatttttttttattaaaaaaaaaacacccgTATTTGATTAAACCTCTGtaagaaaaatgacaaaaacatcCAAAAATTACGCCGGTGAGTCTCGATAAATCGTCTCATAATGCTCTTAAATGTAGCGTAATACAATTCGGTCGAAAAATTCGACATTATCATATTTGTTgtggttacatttttttgctccttcctcgggatttaatttttaagagggacggaaatttaaataaggatCAATAACGATGACGATGAAAGAGACCGGTGTCCAAGAAATATAGATCAAaggacaaaatattattatctttcctttttattttatttttttcttcatttccaattttttttttgcttctcaaGAGTTCCAATAACGagacatcaacaacaacaaagtgtAACATTAGACGGTCTTGTCAACGAGGCAGCGGCAAAAAACAAGGGAAAAGGAGTCGTCGAGaagtaataatattgaaatatccgacatttcttttattattaaagaagGAGAGGTTTCCTTTGTCATTTCGTTATAGTGCTGCTGTCGGACCATCGTCTTCATCGTGGTAAAATAATAGCCTCAAATATCATTTACTTGgcattttttcgtgatttcttcgtcttttttcaCGTTATCTCTCTGATATTGACCTCGTTctcgttgtttgtttttatttcgctGCGGTGTTTGGATGAGTAAGTGGGCgaattaatagatttttttttgttttgggaACTGTCGTGTCTGTCTATAACGCATCCTtgaaacacaaatttaatcaaataatgatattgtttttcgcttttttcgcTATTGCGGTCTATATTTAGAAGCGAGCGGTGCCTTCGGAGAATATGTGAAAGATTATCGAGAGACGACTTGAGATGAAAACGAAAACAATTGTCGTAACTGATGATTGTTTGTCGTCTTCAGAGGCGGAggcttgtgtgtgtttttatgtattgtttgtccaaaaatccatatataaataaataataacgacAACAATTCTCCGAAGAAAATATACGaagaaaaagacgaagaagaagaaaaatgaatataaaagagatacattcgaaaaattttgcatattttattattattgtgccTTAGTCAAACAATGTTATTTAAagtatatttacttttttcattgaaaggaaaaaaaaatacgtgggAAAAAATGGcgaagatgaaaaatattacttgagcgtatttttttttaatttaaaatattaaaaaaataaaaaaaaataattttcaagagaaaattgtgtataattattaattttaatttaattttaaataatatattttaaaataaaaatttaatattttttaaaatttgttttaatttttagtttaatttaaaaacatttccagattttttttttacttatttaaaataataaaatatagaagagtcaaataaattatttaatttaaataatttaaaatttaatttttaatttattttaaatggctcctgtacatcgaaaacgcaaaatttagaaaaagtccaaaacaaaagttgtttctaacatcaaaatttcatacttGAGACGgagaattgattttaattttgaaaaattattgagccCTCATAAAagcattttgacttaaatttttttcgctaacaattttaaatggctccttacatcgaaaacgcaaaatttaattaattaatttaatttgtttctaaaaaaaataataattttattttgaatggataacggtaaataaataatttttaaaatattttttttttatttttttattttttttaaattattctttttataaaacttaaaaaaaatattaaaaatataattatttattttatattttttaataaaaattatttatatttaattaattattttgaaaattattatttattttttttttaaattatttatagaattatttatttatttattaataaattatttgttaatttttttatttttcttcgaagTAACTCTTTaggtttttgttaattttatatttttttttaatttaaatttaaaatttaaaaatttattttaatttgatgatttttttttattttttaattgtttaaaaaattatttttatttatttatttttttaaaaaataatttttaagtaaagaaTTCATTCAACATGAAAAAGGcgattcaacaaaaaaaaaactcaataaagcgtttattttattttaattttttcgaggaatgtgcttaaaaatttttacctagcTAAAATGTGTATCTTTTGCATCAGGggaattgtattaaaattaaatgaaatttcatctgGAATACATAAATAGTGATTCTCCGTGGAATATCATTATTTATcttacttaatattttatacctCCAACAGTcgaattgtcgaaaaaaaaataaaaatacaaatttttactcaccGGGTATATCATAGTCCGTACTATAACGGTTCCCACAAAAACCATATTTATCTACATCGGGCGGCACTTGAAATACGTTAACATCGGTGAGAACAACATCACGCTGTTGTTGATGCTGCTCAGTTTCATCATCGTCCTTTTTGGGTCGTTCgatgcataaaattttaggcAAAATGTCGATAAAGACTCGTTGCACCCACGGTGCCATTTTGTGCGTAACGGGCGATCTGCGAgcgacaaaaacaaataaaaattaatttttgcacccAATTAAAGGCTTTTGTGTCACGacgacgagagaaaaaaacaaacagagGGTCAGCGAAATTGATTAAATCGTCTGTTAGGTCGGTCGGTAAACAAAAATGCATTCATGGCATGTCATGCGTAAACAAATCGGTTATTGATATGTTGGAAAAGCGTTTAACAAAGaggacaaataaataaacagattAAGTATTCAGAAATCGATGATGATGGGAGcgataaatatttgtcaaacaaAACTCACCTAAAATTAACGTTCAACACGGCGATCGTAACAACTACCGATAATGTAACTAGTATCATGgtgaacaataaatattttcctaatAACGGTACTGTTAATGATGTTGCCGGAATTATTTCggttaacaaaagaaaaaacacaGTCAACGATAGCAAAATACTGATGCACAATGATATCTTTTCGCCCGATTCACTTGGCAAATAAAATACGAGCACGGATAAAAAGGAAATTCCCACGCACGGGATTATCAAATTAACtgtataaaataatgtttttctcCTTATcgttatattaaatattatatccGGATATGGTTCTTCACAacaactataaaatttttcatttctaacGGCAGGCACCTTCATAATATCCCATTCAACTGATATATAATAATCCTGAAGATCGATACCGACCTCAATGGTATCGGAGTCGGGAGACTGTAGTAAGTGACGTAAGTCAACctgcgaacgaaaaaaattatcattaatcattaaatatttattttattaaaaaaaaattgtcgataaaaaaaattttttctttgaaaacattaattttgaataatttaattttcatgaaaaatttattttttttacataataaaattttcaataaatttaaaaaaaattattttcaatgaaattattttatatataatttaaaaaatttttatttaaaaaaattttaaatttaaaataatttttttaattgaaatttatttaatattaattaaattaaattaaatattggaattaaattatttaataaaaatattatttaaattaaattattttttaaaataattaataaataaataattaaataaattatttaaaaaaaattttaaattttaaatttttaattaaatttaataaaataaattaaatgttcttctcatgaaaatttttctaattattttttttaatg
The sequence above is drawn from the Culicoides brevitarsis isolate CSIRO-B50_1 chromosome 1, AGI_CSIRO_Cbre_v1, whole genome shotgun sequence genome and encodes:
- the LOC134827703 gene encoding acetylcholine receptor subunit alpha-like 1 yields the protein MGSVLFTALFIALHFATGLANPDSKRLYDDLLSNYNRLIRPVGNNSDRLTVKMGLKLSQIIDINLKNQIMTTNVWVEQEWNDYKLKWNPDDYGGVDTLHVPSEHIWLPDIVLYNNADGNYEVTIMTKAILHHTGKVIWKPPAIYKSFCEIDVEYFPFDEQTCFMKFGSWTYDGYMVDLRHLLQSPDSDTIEVGIDLQDYYISVEWDIMKVPAVRNEKFYSCCEEPYPDIIFNITIRRKTLFYTVNLIIPCVGISFLSVLVFYLPSESGEKISLCISILLSLTVFFLLLTEIIPATSLTVPLLGKYLLFTMILVTLSVVVTIAVLNVNFRSPVTHKMAPWVQRVFIDILPKILCIERPKKDDDETEQHQQQRDVVLTDVNVFQVPPDVDKYGFCGNRYSTDYDIPALPSRFDIAPSSGGVHPNFCSESPLPALPISSGDDDLFSPPGHHNHNGDLSPTDCCGDISPTFEKPILRDYEKTIEASRFVAQHVKNKDKFENVEEDWKYVALVIDRLFLWLFTLLCISGTIIIIFQAPSLYDTNEPIDIHYSKIAKKKLELLKMGSETL